Below is a window of Impatiens glandulifera chromosome 2, dImpGla2.1, whole genome shotgun sequence DNA.
AAACCATCGAACCTTAGAGTCCACCCTCCTTCCTCTTTaggaattttgttttatataatatatattataaatatacatatttataaatcgAGTTAGGTTTAACATATTTGTACCcctaatttagtttaattttaatttaatatgataatGAGATTTTATATTCCTAAtataaatcttattattatttttttttgttgttgtttattattatattttgtaaataataagaAGTTGAACCGAACCCAACTACTAGAACTGGAATTAAACCGGTCTAATGAACGGCTTAAGTCTCCCTTCTTAGTTCCTACGCCGCCGGAGATCGGCcgtctctctctttctctctactGAATTCAAGAACTGAGATTTCTTCTGTAATTCTGATTCAACAACAGTAGTAACTCTAATGCTTTTGCGGCGAGGTTTCATTTTATTATCCTCGTTCGCTAGAGCGCCATCCTTATTAGCTCATTACTCTACCGGTTAcagccgccgccgccgcccCGTTTTCGGCTATCCGCTTCCAATTCATGCCCGCAGACGAGTCTTCCTCTCGATTAACCAAATGGGTCGTCGTCTCAGCACGGAAACGGCAGCTCTTGTACAAGAACAAccatattcaaagaagaaatccCGTCGCCAAACTCCAGAGGGGATTCTCCGCCACAAATTCGACATGTGCTCAAAAAACGGCGACGTAGACGAAGCACTTCGTCTTTACGACGATGCAAAGAAAAATGGGATTCCTTTAGTGCAACACCATTATAATATATTGCTTTATCTTTGTTCTTCAGTTTCGAATGGATCGTTTAACCCTGGTTTGGAACGAGGGTTTGAAATTTTCAAGCAAATGCGTGCAGACAATATTGATCCGAACGAGGCTACTTTCACAAATTTAGCTAGACTTTCCGCGGCTAAGGAAGATCCAGAGATGGCATTCGATTCAGTGAAGCAGATGAAGAATTGTGGGATTCCACCAAAATTGAGGTCATACGGTCCAGCATTGTTTGGGTTTTGTGGGAAAGGGATGGCTGACAAGGCTTATGAAGTAGATGCAGACATGGTTGAGTCCGGGGTTCTGGCTGAAGAGTCTGAGCTTTCAGCTCTTTTGAAGGTGAGTGCAGAATCAAAGAGAGAGTTGAAAGTTTACGAAACTCTCCATCGTTTGCGTGCTTCTGTAAGGCAGGTTACAGAAGAGACTTGTGTTATTATAGAGGAATGGTTTAAATCAGACAAGGCTAAAGAAGTTGGAGAAGCAAATTGGGATGTGAATAAGGTTAAGGAAGGGATAGTGAAAGGAGGAGGAGGCTGGCATGGACAGGGTTGGTTAGGAAGTGGAGAATGGAAGGTTGTGAGGACTCATATGAATGAATCTGGTGTTTGTCAATCATGTACAGAGAAGCTTGTTTCAATTGATATTGATCCTAAAGAGACTCAACAGTTTGCTGACTCATTGGCCAATTTGGCTTGCCAAAGAGAAACTAGAGCAGATTTCTTGCGGTTCCAGGTAAATCATAACCAAATTACATCCAGCAATTGCTTTCTTGTATTTGAATGATAAAGTAAAGTAGTTTTCAATACAAAAATTGGGTTCTATTTGCCTTTAAACAAGTAGGagttatattatttgaaaggAAGTGACATTGGAATTGGAGGGAGTGTTTTTAGGTGAGAATTCCATGCATGATTTAGGCATTATAATGGTATTTTGGCTAACATAGGAGGCATGCTCATCCAGGAGTGGCTTCAACGCTATGGTCCATTTGACGCGGTTGTGGATGGTGCCAATGTGGGCCTTATCAATGAACAAGAATTTAACTTTTACCAggtattatatcaaaatatgatTCTAGAGGGCTTTTCGTATGCTAATTTGACATTTggcaatatatattttttgttttttagctCAACACTGTTGTAGATCGATTGCGTCGAATGAGTCCATCAAAGAAACTGCCTCTTGTTATTTTGCATCAAAACCGTGTGAATGGCGGTCCTGCTCGAAATCCTCAGAACAAGAAACTCTTGGATACATGGAGAAAGTCTGGTGTGCTTTATGCTACACCTCATGGTTCCAACGATGATTGGTAAGGGTTTGATCTGATTTATTTTCTTGAGAATTTAATTGAACATCAGCCATTAAAGCAGAGTGCTAGATCCTTTTGGTTAATGCCTTAATGGATTTTGTGATGTTTGGTTAGGTACTGGTTATATGCAGCTGTTAGTTGTAAAGGATTGCTAGTGACAAATGATGAGATGAGGGATCACCTTTTCCAATTGTTAGGAACTAGTTTCTTCCCAAGGTGGAAAGAAAAGCATCAGGTACATTTGAAAACCCTTTGTTTCTTTTTTCCTGTTAGATTTGTCATCGGATGTTTAGCtgatacatatatatatgattgtcaGGTTCGATTAGTGGTATCTAAGAGAGGGCTTAACTTCCACATGCCACCCCCATACTCTCTAGTGATTCAGGAATCGGGGCAAGGAAATTGGCACGTACCAACTATGGATGGCGATGACATTGAGAGGCCAAGGCAGTGGGTTTGTATAGGCAGGCAAAGCAGTAGCTTACAACACCATTTGGTGGAGAAAAGGTGAGATTGGTTCCTATTTTTTGTGGtgggttttatttatttgtcaCATTATTAGCTCTCATTTGGAGCTTCTTCTTCTGTATTAGTATAATATGATTGATTATTCTTGTAACATTTATGAATTTGGCATTTTGCATTAAATAAAGACTCTGTCCAAAATGATTCAGAAGAaagttggagaagaagaagagcaagatAAGGAAGAGGATGTCCTAAAAAAATAGTTGGAACTTAAATATTTCAACATTCTGCCTAATCAGAATACACAAAGATTGATAAGCTAGGCAAGGttggaatttaaaaaatatatattcaatgtcaatttattgtttaatttattaattattattttttaacattatatattaataatttttaaatgtttaaaacaatattttttttaaatcttataacaaaattatttaaataaataatccatttttgattattttatattaatattttttaccaaaaaatctCATTTCCTTAAATCAAACTCTTGtcacttatttatatattttaatttatgaaattaaaaagaaatcttGTCGGATAAcataatgaattataattagtatcaattaatatcattataaatattaaatttcttaaccagagaataaataaataaaataaagaaccGTATAGATACTTGAAAGAAGATTTGTAAACCGCATCCTTCCCCTATGGCTACGAGTCTCCACTccatatgatgatgatgatgggttCATCCATCGTCTCTCTATCCCCTCAGAGAAGCAGCCGCGTCTTCTGTTCAGGTACCTCACTTTTCCCACCGAATTCTGTTTTCTACCGCCGAACCAATCGTGTTCAAGTCAGCCGAGGCACTGTTATCCATTTTCATCCGCCAACGATGACTTCTAGGTTTCAATTACAAGTTGCGTCTTCTGGCCAGAATGAACTCTTCACCTTGATGGATTATGTTGGCAAGGAAGGTGAAGATGTTGGCGATGATTTAGTCGTATTGTTTGGCCATCTCCAGTATGCTTGCAAACGAATAGCCTCTCTCGTAGCTTCTCCTTTCAATTCCAGTCTCTGCAACCAGACTTCCGACGTTCCCCGCGCCGGTGGTGAAGTTGATGCTTCCGGCAGAGATGCTCCGAAACCACTCGACCTCGTCTCTgtgagtatatatatttatcagtTGACCTACCGATCTTATATTTATCAGTTGTTGCTTGCTTAATGATATGAATACATCTCTAATCTCCGAAATCATATATCAATTTTGATTCTACAACTGGAATCATATATAAGTTCCTGAATGATTATAGATGTTGATGTGCTGGGACTGTAAGATATTCTTTCTGATTATTAGCCTTGGCttgcatttttttaatttcagaaTGAGATCATCTTGTCTTCACTTCAGAGGTCTGGTAAAGTTGCGGTTATGGcttctgaagaagatgatgaaccTACTTGGATAAATGACAATGGTCCATTCGTGGTGGTTACAGATCCTTTAGACGGATCAC
It encodes the following:
- the LOC124925366 gene encoding proteinaceous RNase P 1, chloroplastic/mitochondrial-like, with translation MLLRRGFILLSSFARAPSLLAHYSTGYSRRRRPVFGYPLPIHARRRVFLSINQMGRRLSTETAALVQEQPYSKKKSRRQTPEGILRHKFDMCSKNGDVDEALRLYDDAKKNGIPLVQHHYNILLYLCSSVSNGSFNPGLERGFEIFKQMRADNIDPNEATFTNLARLSAAKEDPEMAFDSVKQMKNCGIPPKLRSYGPALFGFCGKGMADKAYEVDADMVESGVLAEESELSALLKVSAESKRELKVYETLHRLRASVRQVTEETCVIIEEWFKSDKAKEVGEANWDVNKVKEGIVKGGGGWHGQGWLGSGEWKVVRTHMNESGVCQSCTEKLVSIDIDPKETQQFADSLANLACQRETRADFLRFQEWLQRYGPFDAVVDGANVGLINEQEFNFYQLNTVVDRLRRMSPSKKLPLVILHQNRVNGGPARNPQNKKLLDTWRKSGVLYATPHGSNDDWYWLYAAVSCKGLLVTNDEMRDHLFQLLGTSFFPRWKEKHQVRLVVSKRGLNFHMPPPYSLVIQESGQGNWHVPTMDGDDIERPRQWVCIGRQSSSLQHHLVEKR